From Paenibacillus sp. V4I7, one genomic window encodes:
- the rnmV gene encoding ribonuclease M5 → MIKEVIVVEGKDDTAAIRRAVEADTIETGGSAIGQAVLKRIALAQQRRGVIIFTDPDHAGERIRKIVAAKVPGCKHAFITQEQAEYKGDIGVENATPETIRQALQSLRTEYDGAVSQLTMEDLMAAGLIVHVEAASRRLIVGKALGIGYCNGKQFYKRCAMFQISREEFEAALEHLEADK, encoded by the coding sequence ATGATAAAAGAAGTGATTGTCGTCGAAGGCAAAGACGATACAGCTGCTATTCGCCGAGCGGTAGAGGCGGATACGATTGAAACAGGCGGCTCTGCGATCGGACAAGCGGTGCTAAAGCGTATTGCACTTGCGCAGCAGCGCAGAGGCGTTATTATATTCACGGATCCAGATCACGCAGGTGAACGGATTCGGAAGATTGTAGCAGCCAAGGTGCCTGGCTGCAAGCATGCCTTCATTACGCAGGAGCAGGCGGAGTATAAGGGTGATATTGGCGTCGAGAATGCGACGCCTGAGACGATCCGTCAGGCTCTTCAGAGCCTTCGCACGGAATATGATGGTGCGGTTTCACAGCTGACCATGGAGGATCTTATGGCCGCAGGGTTGATTGTTCATGTTGAGGCGGCTTCTCGCCGGCTGATTGTGGGTAAAGCGTTAGGGATTGGCTATTGCAATGGCAAGCAGTTTTATAAGCGCTGTGCGATGTTTCAAATCTCTCGTGAGGAATTTGAGGCGGCTTTGGAGCATTTGGAAGCTGATAAGTAG